The following are encoded together in the Candida orthopsilosis Co 90-125, chromosome 5 draft sequence genome:
- a CDS encoding Num1 protein (S. cerevisiae homolog NUM1 has and role in nuclear migration along microtubule, microtubule cytoskeleton organization, mitochondrial fission, mitochondrion inheritance), producing MSSNDKNSKDDIRSQLSDMQRRLFSKKSSHNALRESTSSNSSQLLPEHTLSQHHDQENAFAPSLQPGRRPGGELGLPAVKRSKKGEKSHPSLPLGAESKGNDMNFVVGLSENLLTECRRLNADNTKLKSKLKQALQDVETLKEETLRLSNANQSYSTNESELKDKNWQLESQISSLKNDLQLLEKSNDKLKVLQEDMNSKLNDITRNNDELDITNSLLSKKLKDMETKYEKDIRELSQRVESLNDENDILQSKVATTLPMVKDMNAIGRSETPKQTSTDIETSSDVYVSGLESILKELEQTKNMSLDSKNLTVDNAISQLKIFLSGIPSRGTNTPSTNQVQSTPSTPERRKETSVRSFCNERQADSETGNLSELSPNGGAGWDQFLGQNIESTPSKSKFGEATLQPVDIEEANRSYNLGASIEDSPITGIKHAVCFENTYSEEDLFKLIKNLPKNNVHDAKIKALAEGRGMKLMSTSEYQDLVDEVDAVKSNHEGTIAISETRLQELDQKAKSYDQPDIKYITDHAKLLGFVLIDDDAYKELNNLAKTPSIDYIAQRAKEHNKSLISNKELQLLVNPNEEQIRKKAEKLDLKVLSKSEVASSKAPSLSTVKELALKHDHVIIPSEEHNTTREMISSPTLDYLRKHLKTHELTPMSNEDVQDLLEKAKNPSIDEVKHQANKKGLTTLTKEEHEELSSLAHDPSIEHLEQSAKERGYSLVEKQSLETLKKMSSDPPVSHIRNVASKNNMSVLPLTEYNELERLSNDPDLEHIREVASKIGYSVLSNDDFEELKHKVEDPSIEQLESAAEKKSYKVVSNDDYQSIVKRANDPDLEHIKQVSDRHSHRVVETAEFKNIERRANEPTIEEIKSNASRMGMVVVDQKEYQKMSHPTSEDLRSHCERMDLHLCSQSEFNELCDKLENPKLDYLMCGAEMHGYSLVDDKELNALRKSTNEPDLAHLEEKAHKIHYVVVPEDKFESMERQISNPSVDELQSLAQLIGSVVLDKSEYSKLTNPSRDMLEKNVSTFGYSMITTSEMERLKQLENEPSKEFLVSRASNRNLVVVPKEEYDELSVKANNPSKEHLAQKAKDIGFVAIPRQDHETSRSQLDNPTIDFLRDKARLYDQELISSSTLTQLQNTVSRPSLEYLDEKARDHKATVVDAKEYSRLVESEASPNIERIKDKALKNGYDIVQLDELAELRRISDDPKVDDVSRMAAALDLVVLSESEHTELSRSIESPTIEYLNEHADKLNFTMVESQVYDDLKAFVESPSKEFITEKAHSAGLAAVPEEEYLVLCHKANDPDLDELMAQAKSKKMTLININELEKLHSQIDSPNTEYLSEHAEKVGSVMIPKEELTAMKQQIESPTNEYLKTQCDKHKLAVLPESELAKLRSTVESPSVDFLSEKAEAKDYKVIKNADYSDMVKKIENPDIEYLKKHAADHEAVLITRSEYNSLAEPDKSTMEAKASALGFVVMAQSDFENMRKSLETPDLDYLNTKSKLLGHELISSDQLASLHTSIDNPSQDYLNQKAASVGSAIVGKAELDHLRASVEAKELKTFTSTTTESNRDAGESSKMEESTQDGDVEEQQLKQLSQELLVTDDNEAAVNKMKTYLNGHGYTIIPVTNTRSSSNSTDLNEDDAKYSFEVIRNQQPRKNEDETTEYGHHPLRTISENTIANAANSYSLSLVPDSEYISLKKDRVNKERLENRIKEISAKLNELEYDLVERKDVIRSLENDISQIEWSVSKKHIRSCAKNLGLLCISATYYVGTTTHPRPDVDHVKILPASYFNQLLKYKSSSVEKISDDTFDQFAKKRGYVKKDLETLDVTSVQSGGGVNEKVRHPDGHSLIRSASPDGTHAPPMAHLQRHIPHSSSLRSNLSEFSTTSLRSNGMFSMATDVSFTDKSMIPAITQVVIGEYLFKYYRRFGSAFSAIAETRHERYFWVHPYSLTLYWSESNPVLSNPASRKTRAAAIVDVDSVNDNNPIPTGLYHKSIIVHSTDRALKITCATRQRHNIWYNALRYLIHRNIDDLSVDEEAEDNDGIEASTISHLMEFPKSGSHRNLEALKDTGDRRVFPRPKRVTSQEGIQTPRTPGGVSRLSSFRRS from the coding sequence ATGTCTTCCAATGATAAGAATTCCAAGGATGATATAAGGTCACAGTTGTCTGATATGCAGAGACGATTGTTTAGCAAAAAGTCGTCACACAACGCGCTAAGAGAATCTACTAGTTCCAATCTGCTGCAATTGCTACCAGAACACACATTGTCTCAGCATCACGATCAAGAAAATGCTTTCGCTCCATCACTACAGCCAGGGAGGCGTCCTGGGGGTGAATTGGGGTTACCAGCTGTGAAAAGATCGAAAAAGGGGGAGAAACTGCATCCTTCATTACCTTTAGGAGCAGAGTCAAAGGGTAATGATatgaattttgttgttggattgaGTGAAAACCTATTAACTGAATGTCGAAGGTTGAATGCAGATAATACCAAGTTGAagctgaaattgaaacaagcaTTGCAGGACGTGGAAACCTTGAAGGAGGAAACTCTCAGATTAAGCAACGCAAATCAATCATATAGTACCAACGAAAGTGAGTTAAAGGATAAAAACTGGCAATTGGAGAGTCAAATTAGCAGTTTGAAGAATGATTTGCAACTACTTGAGAAAAGTAATGACAAGTTGAAGGTGCTACAAGAGGACATGAATAGCAAGTTGAATGATATAACGAGAAACAATGATGAGCTAGACATCACAAACTCCTTATTACTGAAGAAACTAAAGGATATGGAAACCAAATACGAAAAGGATATCAGAGAATTGAGTCAACGCGTGGAGAGTCTCAATGATGAGAATGACATTTTACAATCGAAAGTTGCCACTACTCTCCCGATGGTTAAAGATATGAATGCCATTGGTAGATCCGAAACTCCAAAGCAAACGTCAACAGATATAGAGACTAGTTCCGATGTTTATGTTTCGGGgcttgaatcaattttgaaggaGCTAGAGCAGACCAAAAACATGTCCTTAGATTCAAAGAACTTAACCGTGGACAATGCAATATCACAATTGAAGATCTTCTTAAGTGGCATACCGTCTCGTGGTACAAATACTCCATCTACCAATCAAGTACAAAGTACGCCATCAACCCcagaaagaagaaaagagacTTCTGTGAGATCTTTCTGCAACGAGAGACAGGCTGACCTGGAAACAGGTAACTTATCCGAACTTTCTCCGAATGGGGGTGCTGGCTGGGATCAATTCCTTGGACAAAATATCGAGAGCACACCTTCAAAGCTGAAGTTTGGAGAGGCTACTCTACAACCTGTGGACATTGAAGAAGCAAATCGAAGTTACAATCTTGGAGCATCAATAGAGGATTCCCCAATCACTGGCATTAAACACGCCGTATGCTTTGAGAACACTTACTCTGAAGAAGATCTTTTCAAGTTAATTAAAAACTTGCCCAAGAATAATGTGCACGATGCAAAAATCAAGGCATTAGCTGAGGGTAGAGGCATGAAGCTAATGTCAACTTCCGAATATCAAGATCTAGTTGACGAGGTAGACGCCGTTAAGTCAAATCACGAAGGGACCATCGCTATACTGGAAACAAGATTACAAGAGCTTGATCAAAAAGCAAAATCGTACGATCAACCCGATATAAAATACATTACAGATCATGCCAAATTGCTTGGATTTGTTctcattgatgatgatgcttATAAAGAATTAAATAACCTTGCCAAAACCCCAAGCATTGACTACATAGCTCAAAGGGCGAAGGAACATAACAAATCTTTAATCTCAAACAAGGAGTTACAACTCCTTGTTAATCCTAATGAAGAGCAGATAAGGAAAAAAGCAGAAAAGTTGGATTTAAAAGTTTTGTCTAAATCTGAAGTTGCATCTTCGAAGGCTCCATCTTTATCAACTGTTAAGGAACTAGCATTGAAACATGATCACGTTATTATACCATCTGAGGAACACAATACCACGCGTGAGATGATAAGTAGTCCGACTTTGGATTACTTGAGAAAGCACTTAAAAACCCATGAGCTTACGCCAATGAGTAATGAGGATGTCCAAGATTTGCTCGAAAAGGCTAAAAACCCAAGCATTGACGAAGTTAAGCATCAAGCTAACAAGAAGGGGTTGACGACCTTGACAAAAGAAGAGCACGAGGAATTGTCTTCGCTAGCTCATGATCCAAGTATTGAACATTTAGAACAATCCGCTAAAGAGAGAGGTTATTCTCTCGTTGAAAAGCAGAGTTTGGAAACCTTGAAGAAGATGTCATCAGATCCACCTGTCTCCCATATACGTAATGTTGCATCGAAAAACAATATGAGCGTTCTTCCGTTAACCGAATATAATGAGTTGGAGCGGTTATCCAATGATCCCGATTTGGAACATATTAGGGAAGTTGCGTCAAAGATCGGCTACTCGGTGCTTTCAAATGATGACTTTGAGGAGTTGAAACATAAAGTGGAAGATCCAAGTATTGAACAGCTTGAATCTGCCGCTGAAAAGAAGAGTTACAAGGTGGTATCAAACGATGACTATCAATCTATAGTTAAAAGAGCCAATGATCCTGATTTGGAACACATCAAACAAGTATCAGATAGACACAGTCACCGAGTTGTTGAAACCGCTGAGTTTAAAAATATTGAGAGACGTGCGAATGAACCTACAATTGAGGAAATCAAGTCCAACGCATCCAGAATGGGAATGGTTGTTGTCgatcaaaaagaataccAAAAGATGAGTCATCCTACAAGTGAAGATCTTCGATCCCATTGTGAAAGAATGGATCTCCATCTCTGTAGCCAATCCGAATTCAATGAACTTTGTGATAAACTAGAAAACCCCAAGTTGGATTATTTAATGTGTGGTGCAGAAATGCATGGATATTCCTTGGTCGATGATAAGGAACTTAATGCTTTGAGAAAAAGCACAAATGAGCCGGATCTAGCACATTTAGAGGAAAAAGCACACAAAATCCATTATGTTGTCGTGCCTGAAGATAAATTCGAATCAATGGAGAGGCAAATATCCAATCCAAGTGTTGACGAATTACAATCCTTGGCTCAATTAATTGGCTCTGTTGTCCTTGATAAGCTGGAATACAGTAAGCTAACAAATCCTTCAAGAGATATGCTTGAAAAGAATGTCTCTACGTTTGGTTATTCAATGATTACCACTAGTGAAATGGAGagattgaaacaattaGAGAATGAACCTTCGAAGGAATTTTTGGTTTCGAGGGCATCAAACAGGAATTTAGTAGTTGTACCAAAGGAAGAATACGATGAATTGAGTGTCAAAGCTAATAATCCTTCCAAAGAGCATTTGGCTCAGAAAGCAAAAGATATCGGTTTTGTCGCTATTCCTAGACAAGACCATGAGACCTCGCGTTCACAGTTAGACAACCCTACTATTGACTTTTTGAGAGACAAGGCTAGGTTATACGATCAGGAGTTGATCTCATCTTCGACCTTGACCCAATTACAAAACACGGTGAGTCGCCCAAGCTTAGAGTATTTGGACGAAAAAGCCAGAGACCATAAGGCAACCGTTGTGGATGCAAAGGAATACAGTAGGCTAGTTGAATCTGAAGCATCCCCAAACATAGAGCGAATTAAAGACAAAGCTCTAAAAAATGGTTACGATATTGTGCAGCTAGATGAACTCGCAGAATTGAGGAGGATAAGCGATGATCCgaaagttgatgatgtgaGCAGAATGGCTGCTGCTTTGGATCTTGTGGTCTTGTCAGAGTCAGAGCACACTGAGCTTTCTCGCAGTATCGAGTCGCCTACCATTGAGTACCTAAATGAACACGCTGATAAATTGAACTTTACTATGGTTGAATCGCAAGTctatgatgatttgaaggCGTTTGTTGAGTCTccatcaaaagaatttatAACGGAGAAAGCACATTCTGCAGGGTTAGCAGCTGTGCCAGAAGAAGAGTATTTGGTATTGTGTCACAAAGCAAATGACCCAGATTTAGATGAATTGATGGCCCAAGCAAAATCTAAGAAGATGACTTTGATAAATATCAATGAGCTTGAAAAGTTGCATTCACAAATCGACAGCCCCAACACAGAATACTTGTCCGAGCATGCTGAGAAGGTCGGTAGTGTCATGATACctaaagaagaattgacCGCAATGAAGCAACAGATTGAGTCGCCGACGAATGAATACTTAAAAACGCAATGTGACAAACACAAGTTGGCAGTGCTTCCAGAGTCGGAGCTAGCGAAGCTACGATCAACAGTTGAGTCGCCATCCGTGGACTTTTTGTCTGAGAAGGCAGAAGCCAAAGACTACAAGGTTATCAAGAATGCAGACTACCTGGACATGGtcaagaaaattgaaaaccCAGATATCGAGTATCTAAAGAAACATGCTGCGGATCATGAAGCGGTGCTTATTACTCGTCTGGAATATAATTCATTGGCTGAACCagataaatcaacaatggaaGCTAAGGCATCGGCCCTAGGGTTCGTGGTGATGGCCCAGTCTGATTTTGAGAACATGAGAAAGAGCTTAGAGACGCCTGATCTTGATTACTTAAACACCAAATCGAAATTGCTTGGTCACGAATTAATTAGTAGCGATCAATTGGCTTCTTTGCATACCTCGATTGACAATCCTAGTCAAGATTACCTTAACCAAAAGGCTGCTTCTGTGGGCAGCGCAATTGTTGGGAAAGCCGAACTTGATCATTTACGTGCATCAGTTGAAGCAAAGGAATTGAAGACTTTTACATCGACAACAACTGAATCGAATAGAGATGCAGGagaatcatcaaaaatggaaGAGTCCACACAGGATGGCgatgttgaagaacaaCAGTTGAAGCAACTATCACAAGAACTCCTCGTTACCGATGATAATGAAGCTGCAGTGAATAAGATGAAAACTTATTTGAATGGCCATGGTTACACGATAATTCCTGTGACAAATACTCGGTCGAGCTCCAACTCTACTGACCTTAATGAGGATGATGCAAAGTATTCATTCGAGGTTATAAGAAACCAGCAACCTCGTAAGAATGAGGATGAAACAACAGAATATGGTCACCATCCCCTAAGAACCATTAGTGAGAACACCATAGCCAATGCGGCAAATCTGTACTCGCTCTCACTTGTACCCGATTCTGAGTAcatttctttgaaaaaggatCGTGTGAATAAGGAAAGGCTCGAAAATAGAATCAAAGAGATATCAGCCAAATtaaatgaattggaatACGATTTGGTAGAGAGGAAAGATGTTATCAGGAGTCTCGAAAACGATATACTGCAAATTGAATGGCTGGTATCCAAAAAACACATTAGATCATGTGCAAAAAACCTTGGCCTTTTGTGCATTAGTGCCACCTACTATGTCGGTACTACCACCCATCCTCGCCCAGATGTCGATCACGTGAAAATTCTTCCTGCAAGTTATTTCAATCAGcttttgaaatacaaatcGTCCTCTGTGGAGAAAATTTCGGACGATacttttgatcaattcgCAAAGAAACGAGGCTATGTcaaaaaagatttggagACACTAGATGTGACTTCTGTTCAATCAGGCGGTGGCGTTAATGAGAAGGTTAGACATCCGGATGGACACTCTTTGATTCGCAGTGCCAGTCCAGATGGAACGCACGCACCACCTATGGCGCACCTACAGAGGCATATTCCCCACTCGAGTTCATTAAGGTCGAACCTTTCGGAGTTTTCCACAACATCGCTCAGATCAAATGGCATGTTCTCAATGGCCACTGATGTGTCCTTTACAGATAAACTGATGATTCCAGCTATCACGCAAGTTGTTATTGGTGAGTACCTTTTCAAATATTACAGAAGATTTGGCTCGGCTTTTAGTGCAATTGCAGAGACTAGACATGAAAGATATTTCTGGGTTCATCCGTACTCATTAACACTATACTGGTCTGAGAGTAACCCCGTATTATCCAATCCGGCATCAAGGAAAACCAGAGCTGCTGCCATAGTGGATGTTGATAGTGTTAATGACAATAATCCAATTCCAACTGGGTTATACCACAAAAGTATTATAGTGCACTCCACTGATAGGGCGCTCAAAATCACCTGTGCAACAAGACAGCGTCATAATATTTGGTATAATGCTTTGCGCTATTTGATTCATCGTAATATTGACGATTTGAGTGTTGATGAGGAGGCAGAAGATAATGATGGCATTGAGGCATCCACTATACTGCATTTGATGGAATTTCCAAAGTCAGGTTCTCACAGGAATCTCGAAGCGTTAAAAGATACAGGAGACCGACGAGTATTTCCAAGACCAAAACGAGTCACTTCTCAAGAGGGAATACAAACGCCTAGGACGCCGGGAGGTGTTTCGAGACTTCTGTCATTTAGACGATCTTGA